A window from Culex pipiens pallens isolate TS chromosome 3, TS_CPP_V2, whole genome shotgun sequence encodes these proteins:
- the LOC120424643 gene encoding esterase B1-like, which produces MDVEHPVVPTQYGPVRGVRKLAATGVDYYSFQRIPYVQPPVGELRFKDAQPPKPWTEPLDCTVQGPGGYQYSKLLNKIIGSEDSLHMNVFTKNLNSKQLLPVMLYIHGGAFMRGSSGVEMYGPDYLIQKDVVFVSFNYRIGALGFISFDSPVLGLPGNAGLKDQNLALRWVVDNIANFGGDPKNITLFGESAGGCSVHYHMVSDLSRGLFQRAIVMSGCVLNNWSVVPRRKFSERLAKALGWNGQGGERAALEVLVKADPESIVREQEVLLNENEIENRILFSFGPVIEPYVTKNCMIPKDPVEMCREAWSNEIDILIGGNSEEGLFCLNGIKENPAIMSNLKDFEYLVPLELDLVRTSQRCKHVGKQMKKFYYGETEPSFENREGYLTLMTDKLFLHGLHRTILSRLNSKKPSKTFLYRFSVDSDTYNHYRIVFCDKNVRGTAHADDLSYIFKNVFNDPPAKDTFEHRAMMNMVGLFSTFASNNGNPNGELINEWESIATPTGPFKCLNINNDGLQFIEYPEQERMQFWDSLYSKDKLY; this is translated from the exons ATGGACGTCGAACATCCGGTTGTGCCGACCCAGTACGGTCCAGTTAGGGGGGTTCGTAAGTTGGCCGCAACGGGGGTTGATTACTACAGCTTCCAGCGCATTCCGTACGTGCAGCCTCCCGTTGGAGAGCTGAGATTTAAG gATGCTCAACCGCCGAAACCGTGGACGGAACCGTTGGACTGTACCGTCCAAGGCCCGGGTGGATATCAGTACAGTAAGCTGCTGAACAAAATCATTGGAAGTGAAGATAGCTTGCACATGAATGTGTTCACGAAGAAC CTCAATAGCAAGCAGTTACTGCCAGTGATGTTGTACATCCACGGTGGAGCCTTCATGAGAGGATCTAGTGGAGTGGAGATGTACGGACCGGACTATCTGATACAGAAGGATGTGGTGTTCGTTTCGTTCAACTACAGAATAGGCGCACTTG GGTTCATCTCGTTCGATTCTCCCGTGCTGGGACTTCCGGGAAATGCCGGACTGAAGGACCAGAACCTCGCGCTTCGCTGGGTGGTGGACAACATCGCCAACTTTGGGGGTGACCCGAAGAACATTACGCTGTTTGGAGAGAGTGCCGGTGGTTGTTCCGTGCACTACCACATGGTGTCGGACCTGTCGCGGGGATTGTTTCAGCGCGCGATCGTAATGTCCGGCTGCGTGCTGAACAATTGGTCCGTGGTTCCACGAAGAAAGTTTAGCGAACGGCTGGCCAAAGCTCTAGGCTGGAATGGGCAAGGTGGCGAGCGGGCCGCTCTGGAGGTGCTCGTGAAGGCAGATCCGGAGAGCATTGTTCGCGAGCAGGAGGTTTTGCTGAATGAGAAT GAGATCGAAAATCGCATCCTATTCTCATTTGGACCAGTTATCGAGCCATACGTTACGAAAAATTGCATGATTCCAAAGGATCCAGTGGAGATGTGTCGTGAAGCTTGGAGTAACGAAATTGACATCTTAATTGGTGGAAACTCGGAGGAGGGTCTGTTCTGTCTCAACGGGATCAAGGAGAATCCCGCGATCATGAGTAACTTGAAGGACTTTGAGTACCTGGTTCCGCTGGAGCTGGACTTGGTCAGGACTTCTCAAAGATGCAAGCATGTGGGCAAGCAGATGAAAAAGTTCTACTACGGTGAAACGGAACCGTCGTTTGAGAATCGAGAGGGTTACCTTACG CTGATGACCGACAAGCTATTCCTGCACGGACTGCACCGTACGATCCTGTCTAGACTCAACTCGAAGAAACCATCGAAGACCTTTCTGTACCGCTTCTCCGTGGATTCGGACACCTACAACCACTACCGGATCGTGTTCTGCGACAAGAACGTGCGCGGAACGGCCCATGCCGACGACCTGTCGTACATCTTTAAAAACGTGTTCAACGATCCACCGGCGAAGGATACCTTCGAGCATCGCGCGATGATGAATATG GTCGGCCTGTTCTCAACGTTCGCGAGCAACAATGGAAATCCCAACGGAGAGCTGATCAACGAATGGGAATCGATTGCGACGCCAACGGGACCGTTCAAGTGTCTCAACATCAACAACGACGGTTTGCAGTTTATTGAGTATCCGGAGCAGGAACGAATGCAGTTTTGGGATTCACTGTACAGCAAAGATAAACTTTATTAG
- the LOC120424642 gene encoding aldehyde oxidase 1-like → MEVIFTINGKLFKVNPHQVPIETSLGSFIRKNAQLSGTKLVCREGGCGACIVNVNSEHPVTKELQSWAVNSCLLPVFSCHGLDIVTVEGIGNKTKGFHAVQQRLAHFNGTQCGYCSPGMVMNMYSLLESKGGQVTMQEVENAFGGNLCRCTGYRPILDAFKSLAVDAEPCLKVACQDIEELPKICQNTGKPCQGRCGPLAKKGLHLVFENQREWHKVYNVQDVFAILEKIGSRPYMLVAGNTAHGVYRRSDSLEVFIDISSIEELKYHSLGSSSLTVGASATLTQLLQILTEAAVKSTDFRYCTELAKHVDFIANVPVRNAGTIAGNLWMKNQHNGFPSDLFLILAAVGAKLTIAEAGGKLNTVLVEDFPKLNLNKKVILNVVLPPLNANKFEFRSFKVMPRAQSVHAYVNAAFLFEFNADKSLVTSASLCFGGINSTFIHASNTENFVRGKNIFSDEVLQNAFTILSSEIAPEEKPGDSSVEYRKLLTTTLLYRAILDIASKHQIPITSKYQSAAQGLHRPLTTSKQEFQTIQKNWPMNKDVPKVEGLAQTVGEAKYIEDLPNVPNELYGALVLATRPRCKILSIDPEQAMNLDGVHGFYSAKDIPGRNDFMPTELDNAEVEEIFCSGEVLYYGQPIGVILAETFELAHRAAKLVQVSYGEPDGEPVLATLKRVLDAGAQDRIHDQPYDQEGEEYGKVEGQYRKIEGRFELPGQFHFSMESQMCICVPTEDGMDVYSSTQWVDICQIAVAQALNVPENSLNFYVKRLGGAFGSKISRASQFACACAIAAHFSQRPVRLIPSLETNMEAVGKRASCISNYQVEVDGDGRICKLLNNYLEDYGCSLNEPIEWVTAQFYKNCYDASRWKLVGKAAVTNSASNTWCRGPGTNEGITMAENIMEHIAHALGKDPLEVRLANMSESHKIRELLPEFVRDVQYEQRKQEIERFNEANRWKKRGIAIVPMEYPQVFFGQMHALVSIYHIDGTVSITTAGIDMGQGVNTKVTQVAAHILGIPMSKISIKTMSSLTSPNASVSGGSMTSEAASFAVKNACEILLNRIKPVRDEFPEESWEQITQRCHKLTIDLCAMYQYKAGDIQNYQVYGLSCAEVEVDVLTGNVLVRRVDILEDTGESINPAIDVGQIEGAFVMGIGLYFTENLIYSDDNGQLLTNRTWNYHLPGAKDIPVDFRVKLLHNTFNETFVLRSKTTGEPALNMTVSLLFALRHALNSARKDAGLSDEWYTIVTPSTPEQICLAAGSKIEHLKLQ, encoded by the exons ATGGAAGTGATATTTACAATCAACGGGAAACTGTTTAAAG TTAATCCCCATCAAGTCCCAATTGAGACCTCTTTGGGATCATTCATTCGCAAGAATGCTCAATTAAGTGGAACCAAATTGGTCTGCCGCGAAGGCGGTTGTGGAGCCTGTATCGTAAACGTAAACAGTGAACATCCGGTCACGAAGGAGCTTCAAAGCTGGGCAGTTAATTCA TGCCTTCTCCCGGTGTTCTCCTGCCACGGGCTGGACATCGTAACGGTCGAAGGAATCGGCAACAAAACCAAGGGCTTCCACGCGGTCCAGCAACGACTCGCGCACTTTAACGGAACCCAGTGCGGGTACTGCTCACCCGGTATGGTCATGAACATGTACAGCTTGCTCGAGTCCAAGGGCGGTCAAGTCACCATGCAGGAGGTCGAGAACGCCTTCGGAGGAAACCTCTGTCGGTGCACCGGGTATCGACCGATTCTGGACGCGTTCAAATCGCTGGCAGTCGATGCCGAACCTTGTCTCAAGGTGGCATGTCAAGATATTGAGGAGCTGCCGAAAATTTGTCAAAACACCGGCAAACCATGTCAAGGTCGGTGTGGTCCACTGGCCAAGAAAGGGCTGCATCTGGTGTTTGAAAATCAACGCGAATGGCACAAGGTGTACAACGTGCAGGATGTGTTTGCAATTTTGGAGAAGATTGGATCGCGGCCGTACATGCTGgtcgctggcaacactgcacacG GTGTCTACCGTCGCTCCGACAGCCTGGAGGTTTTCATCGATATCAGCTCCATCGAGGAGCTCAAGTACCACTCCCTCGGGAGCAGCTCGCTGACGGTTGGGGCAAGCGCCACGTTGACACAGCTGCTGCAAATATTGACGGAAGCGGCTGTAAAGAGCACTGATTTCCGCTACTGCACCGAGCTCGCCAAACACGTCGACTTTATCGCAAACGTCCCGGTTCGGAACGCGGGTACGATTGCGGGAAATCTTTGGATGAAAAATCAGCACAACGGGTTTCCGTCGGATTTGTTCCTGATTTTGGCTGCGGTGGGGGCTAAGTTGACGattg CTGAAGCTGGTGGCAAGCTGAACACCGTGCTAGTTGAAGATTTTCCCAAATTGAATCTAAACAAGAAAGTTATTCTGAACGTTGTTCTTCCTCCTCTGAATGCTAATAAGTTTGAGTTTAGATCATTCAAAGTGATGCCACGTGCTCAGAGCGTCCACGCGTACGTTAACGCTGCATTTCTGTTCGAATTCAACGCGGACAAATCTTTAGTGACATCGGCATCGCTTTGCTTTGGAGGAATCAACTCAACGTTTATTCATGCCTCCAACACGGAGAACTTCGTGCGTGGTAAAAATATCTTTTCTGACGAAGTTCTACAAAACGCCTTCACGATCCTCTCATCAGAGATTGCTCCAGAAGAGAAACCTGGAGACTCCTCCGTTGAATATCGCAAGCTTTTAACAACTACCCTGCTATACCGCGCCATCTTGGACATTGCCTCCAAACATCAGATCCCGATAACCTCAAAATACCAATCCGCAGCCCAAGGTCTGCACCGTCCACTAACCACCAGCAAGCAGGAGTTCCAAACCATCCAGAAAAACTGGCCCATGAACAAGGACGTCCCCAAGGTGGAGGGTCTCGCCCAAACAGTCGGTGAAGCCAAGTACATTGAAGATCTCCCAAACGTTCCGAACGAGCTGTACGGTGCGCTGGTCCTCGCTACGCGTCCCAGATGCAAGATCCTCAGCATTGACCCGGAACAGGCGATGAATCTGGACGGCGTGCATGGTTTTTACAGCGCCAAAGACATCCCCGGACGAAACGACTTTATGCCAACGGAGTTGGACAACGCCGAAGTCGAGGAGATCTTCTGCAGCGGTGAGGTGCTGTACTACGGGCAACCGATTGGGGTGATCCTGGCGGAAACGTTTGAGCTTGCCCATCGGGCTGCGAAATTGGTGCAGGTTAGCTACGGTGAACCCGATGGGGAACCTGTTTTGGCGACGTTGAAGCGCGTGCTGGACGCTGGAGCTCAGGATCGGATCCACGATCAACCGTACGATCAAGAGGGGGAGGAATACGGTAAGGTTGAGGGCCAGTACAGGAAGATCGAGGGTCGTTTTGAACTGCCCGGGCAGTTCCACTTTTCGATGGAGTCCCAGATGTGCATCTGCGTACCGACGGAAGACGGCATGGACGTGTACAGCTCGACTCAGTGGGTGGACATTTGTCAAATTGCCGTTGCGCAAGCGTTGAACGTACCGGAGAATAGCTTGAACTTTTACGTCAAACGGTTGGGAGGGGCGTTCGGTTCGAAGATCTCGCGAGCTTCGCAATTTGCTTGTGCCTGTGCCATAGCCGCACACTTTAGTCAGCGACCTGTTCGGTTGATCCCGTCGCTGGAGACTAACATGGAGGCGGTTGGTAAGCGTGCCTCGTGCATCAGCAACTACCAAGTTGAAGTGGATGGGGACGGTAGGATCTGTAAGCTGTTGAACAACTACTTGGAGGACTACGGGTGCAGCTTGAACGAACCCATCGAGTGGGTTACGGCGCAGTTCTACAAGAATTGCTACGATGCAAGCCGGTGGAAGCTGGTTGGGAAGGCAGCTGTTACCAACTCTGCCAGCAATACCTGGTGTCGTGGTCCGGGAACCAACGAAGGGATCACCATGGCCGAGAATATCATGGAACACATTGCTCACGCTTTGGGGAAAGATCCACTGGAGGTGAGGTTGGCAAACATGAGTGAAAGCCACAAAATACGAGAACTGCTTCCGGAGTTTGTCCGGGATGTCCAATACGAGCAGCGCAAGCAGGAGATTGAGAGATTCAACGAAGCGAATCGCTGGAAGAAGCGCGGCATCGCGATCGTTCCCATGGAATATCCGCAGGTGTTCTTCGGTCAAATGCACGCCCTAGTTTCGATCTACCACATCGATGGAACGGTCTCGATCACTACAGCCGGAATCGACATGGGACAAGGCGTCAACACCAAGGTAACCCAAGTGGCGGCTCACATCTTGGGCATCCCAATGAGCAAAATCAGTATTAAAACGATGAGCAGTCTAACCTCACCGAACGCTAGCGTTTCCGGCGGTAGCATGACCAGCGAAGCAGCTAGCTTCGCGGTCAAGAATGCTTGCGAGATTCTGCTGAACCGCATCAAACCGGTGCGGGACGAGTTCCCGGAAGAGTCCTGGGAGCAGATAACGCAACGCTGTCACAAGCTTACGATCGACCTGTGCGCCATGTACCAGTACAAAGCAGGGGACATCCAGAACTACCAAGTCTACGGACTCAGCTGTGCCGAAGTTGAGGTGGATGTTCTGACCGGAAACGTGCTTGTGCGTCGAGTTGACATTCTGGAAGACACTGGGGAGAGCATCAACCCGGCGATCGACGTCGGACAGATTGAGGGAGCGTTCGTGATGGGGATCGGGCTGTACTTCACTGAAAACTTGATCTACAGTGACGACAACGGACAGCTTCTGACGAATCGAACGTGGAACTACCACCTTCCGGGAGCGAAGGATATTCCGGTGGATTTCCGGGTTAAGCTGCTGCACAATACTTTCAACGAGACCTTTGTGCTACGTTCGAAGACCACCGGAGAACCGGCGCTGAACATGACGGTATCGCTGCTGTTTGCGCTGAGACACGCGCTGAACTCTGCCCGCAAGGATGCTGGACTTTCGGATGAATGGTACACAATAG tgacaCCCTCAACCCCGGAACAAATCTGCCTTGCTGCAGGCAGCAAAATTGAACACTTGAAACTACaataa